A region from the Curtobacterium sp. MCBA15_012 genome encodes:
- a CDS encoding aldo/keto reductase, whose product MQTRKLADLEVGPVGLGTMGMSAFYTGAGSDDDESIRTIHRAIDLGVTLFDTAEAYGPYTNEELLRRALGDRRDQVVIATKFGLYRHEAGEETPTQQRGLSSAPESVREALEGSLRRLGTDHVDLYYQHRVDPAIPIEDVVGQLAGFVQEGKIRHIGLSEAGPETIRRAHAVHPITALQTEYSLWTRELEGDVLDTVRELGIGLVPYSPLGRGFLTGAITKPSDLDEDDFRRANPRFQQEAFDQNLRIVDEVKAVADEVGATPAQVALAWLLAQGDDVVPIPGTKRVVRLEENVGAADVTLSPAQLERLSSLPVPTGDRYPDMSTIGR is encoded by the coding sequence ATGCAGACACGCAAGCTCGCAGACCTCGAGGTCGGCCCCGTCGGCCTCGGCACCATGGGGATGAGCGCCTTCTACACGGGCGCAGGTTCCGACGACGACGAGTCGATCCGCACGATCCACCGCGCGATCGACCTCGGCGTCACGCTCTTCGACACCGCCGAGGCGTACGGCCCCTACACGAACGAGGAACTCCTCCGCCGCGCGCTGGGCGACCGCCGCGACCAGGTCGTCATCGCCACCAAGTTCGGCCTCTACCGCCACGAGGCCGGCGAGGAGACCCCGACGCAGCAGCGCGGCCTCTCCAGTGCACCGGAGTCCGTGCGCGAGGCGCTCGAGGGCTCCCTCCGCCGGCTCGGCACCGACCACGTCGACCTGTACTACCAGCACCGCGTCGACCCGGCGATCCCGATCGAGGACGTCGTCGGCCAGCTCGCCGGCTTCGTGCAGGAGGGCAAGATCCGGCACATCGGGCTGTCCGAGGCCGGCCCGGAGACGATCCGCCGCGCCCACGCCGTGCACCCGATCACCGCGCTCCAGACCGAGTACTCGCTGTGGACCCGGGAGCTCGAGGGCGACGTCCTCGACACGGTCCGCGAGCTCGGGATCGGTCTCGTGCCGTACTCGCCGCTCGGCCGCGGCTTCCTGACCGGCGCGATCACCAAGCCGTCCGACCTGGACGAGGACGACTTCCGCCGCGCGAACCCGCGCTTCCAGCAGGAGGCGTTCGACCAGAACCTCCGGATCGTCGACGAGGTCAAGGCCGTGGCGGACGAGGTCGGGGCCACCCCGGCGCAGGTCGCGCTCGCCTGGTTGCTCGCGCAGGGCGACGACGTCGTGCCGATCCCGGGCACGAAGCGGGTCGTCCGCCTCGAGGAGAACGTCGGCGCCGCCGACGTCACCCTGTCGCCGGCGCAGCTCGAGCGCCTGTCCTCGCTCCCGGTGCCGACCGGCGACCGGTACCCGGACATGTCGACCATCGGTCGCTGA
- a CDS encoding MarR family winged helix-turn-helix transcriptional regulator, whose product MEPAATIANALGVVLTRGFRSGLYGSVTLGVAPGLTEANYPVLSALARAGEPRSAAALAPDLGLDRSVVSRRAAELVRADLVVQVPGPDDRRQALLTLTPSGTDAIAEARRRLEAVIADHTSTWTEADREALARLLSRFTATPLASTEYSTE is encoded by the coding sequence ATGGAACCGGCAGCAACGATCGCGAACGCCCTGGGCGTGGTGCTCACCCGCGGGTTCCGCAGTGGCCTCTACGGCAGCGTGACGCTCGGTGTTGCGCCCGGGCTGACCGAGGCGAACTACCCGGTGCTGAGCGCACTGGCGCGTGCGGGCGAGCCGCGCTCGGCGGCGGCCCTGGCGCCCGACCTCGGGCTCGACCGCTCCGTCGTGAGCCGCCGCGCCGCGGAACTCGTCCGAGCGGACCTCGTCGTGCAGGTCCCCGGCCCGGACGACCGTCGTCAGGCGCTCCTCACGCTCACGCCGAGCGGCACCGACGCCATCGCGGAGGCGCGACGCCGTCTGGAGGCGGTGATCGCCGACCACACGAGCACCTGGACCGAGGCCGATCGGGAGGCGCTGGCGCGACTGCTTTCCCGCTTCACCGCCACGCCGCTCGCCTCGACGGAGTACTCGACCGAGTAG